Proteins encoded together in one Marispirochaeta sp. window:
- the trpA gene encoding tryptophan synthase subunit alpha: MSNTNAKYRVMTHMIAFYPDKEKSFQVAKALIDGGASCIELQFPFSDPTADGPVIQAACGRALDSGFSLKEGFELAEKIVSYGRVPLFIMTYANPVITMRIDRFIARALEAGVAGLIVPDLVPGADEGLYAAGKAAGMPIVPVVVPTVSGERLGEIAALGEDYLYVALRSGITGKETEISREIISFLDSCSRTGMLSFGGFGIRSAEQISALQPHVHAPVVGSALVEVITQHNGENADSIYTAVCDFTRRLCGE; this comes from the coding sequence ATGAGTAACACGAATGCTAAATACCGGGTAATGACCCATATGATCGCGTTTTATCCTGATAAGGAAAAAAGCTTCCAGGTTGCAAAGGCCCTGATCGACGGGGGTGCCTCCTGCATTGAACTGCAGTTCCCCTTTTCCGACCCAACTGCTGATGGTCCTGTTATTCAGGCTGCTTGCGGACGGGCCCTGGATTCAGGGTTTTCCCTGAAAGAGGGTTTTGAGCTTGCGGAAAAGATTGTCTCCTACGGAAGAGTCCCCCTTTTTATTATGACCTACGCCAATCCGGTAATTACCATGAGGATCGATCGTTTTATCGCCAGGGCTCTCGAAGCGGGGGTCGCCGGCCTGATTGTTCCGGACCTGGTCCCCGGGGCAGATGAAGGGCTTTACGCGGCGGGGAAGGCTGCCGGAATGCCGATTGTTCCGGTGGTGGTTCCGACAGTATCCGGAGAACGGTTGGGAGAAATCGCAGCCCTGGGAGAAGACTATCTCTATGTAGCTTTACGAAGCGGCATTACCGGAAAAGAGACTGAAATTTCCCGGGAGATAATCAGCTTTCTTGATTCCTGTTCCAGAACAGGAATGCTGAGTTTCGGTGGTTTCGGTATTCGCAGTGCAGAACAGATTTCAGCGCTGCAACCCCACGTTCATGCACCGGTGGTAGGTTCTGCCCTGGTAGAGGTAATTACTCAACACAACGGTGAGAATGCCGATAGTATCTATACGGCGGTTTGTGATTTTACCCGCCGTTTGTGTGGAGAATGA
- the trxA gene encoding thioredoxin, with amino-acid sequence MGNEVTITADNFESEVLKSDLPVIVDFWAEWCVPCRMVEPVLKEIASEYDGKLKIAKVNVDENGQLATEYNIISIPTLMIVKGGEVVNQQVGAGSKQAILDLVSPHL; translated from the coding sequence ATGGGCAACGAGGTTACGATAACCGCAGATAACTTTGAATCCGAGGTTCTCAAATCGGATCTTCCCGTCATTGTCGATTTCTGGGCTGAGTGGTGTGTTCCCTGCCGTATGGTGGAGCCGGTACTAAAGGAGATTGCTTCCGAGTATGATGGCAAGCTCAAAATAGCCAAGGTAAATGTTGATGAAAACGGACAGCTTGCGACAGAGTACAATATCATCAGTATCCCGACCTTGATGATTGTCAAAGGCGGAGAAGTTGTTAACCAGCAGGTGGGTGCTGGATCCAAACAGGCTATACTGGATCTGGTTTCCCCCCATCTTTAG
- a CDS encoding cyclic nucleotide-binding domain-containing protein, whose translation MEDNKLFDKYGLTVDSGKLLFQEGDAGDKMYIIQEGNIRISKQIGGKEHILAVLGKGDFFGEMAIVNQVKRSATATAIGTVRLLAFNREGFLGMIEKNARIALNVIDKLCRRLQHTNNQILHLVKHNTKGLIALNLYYAFAENGFEQARLEYHKLSREISLNLELPQDAVLDFIENLASIKIVKTENNLMYLLDREKLHSLAESASGS comes from the coding sequence ATGGAAGACAATAAACTCTTTGACAAATACGGGCTGACCGTTGATTCCGGAAAACTGCTTTTTCAAGAGGGGGACGCCGGAGATAAAATGTATATTATTCAGGAAGGCAATATCCGGATAAGTAAACAGATCGGCGGCAAGGAGCATATTCTTGCTGTTCTTGGCAAGGGTGACTTTTTCGGGGAGATGGCCATTGTAAACCAGGTCAAGCGCAGCGCTACGGCAACCGCCATCGGTACGGTGCGTCTCCTGGCTTTTAACCGGGAAGGTTTTCTGGGGATGATCGAAAAGAACGCCCGCATCGCGCTGAACGTCATCGACAAACTCTGCCGCAGGCTGCAGCACACCAACAACCAGATACTGCACCTCGTCAAGCATAATACCAAGGGACTTATTGCTCTGAACCTTTATTACGCCTTTGCGGAGAACGGCTTTGAGCAGGCGAGGCTGGAGTATCATAAACTTTCCCGGGAGATCTCCCTGAATCTGGAACTGCCTCAGGATGCGGTCCTCGACTTTATCGAGAACCTCGCATCGATAAAAATTGTAAAAACCGAGAACAACCTGATGTATCTGCTGGACCGGGAGAAGCTCCACTCCCTGGCGGAAAGCGCCTCCGGCAGCTGA
- the glmS gene encoding glutamine--fructose-6-phosphate transaminase (isomerizing): MCGIVGYTGHRVSSDVLLQGLRRLEYRGYDSAGIAIGNNGTLSVIKRPGKIKDLSEAVPDTMEGNYGIGHTRWATHGVVNEINAHPHTDASGKIAICHNGIIENYMALKEMLITEGYSFVSETDSEVIAHLIAYNYQGNLATAVQTSLPLLKGTYGIVCIHADEPGRIIGARNGSPLVLGVGEDEMFLASDTTAVLAYTKQAVYLEDGEMVLIDPESFKIVDSANRQIQKRIDTISWELDQIEKDGFQYYMEKEIREQPESILRAFQGRLNREAGTAHLGGLNMGPQELINLERATILAAGTSYYAGLVGAYLLESVARLPATTELSSEIRYRNPVVEKNALHFAVSQSGETIDTLFALRELQRKGAKVLGICNVVGSTIARESNGGTYIHSGPEIAVASTKAFTSQITVFYLFTLLMARMRHMSWDQGLEFINALESVPDKVARVLEGADHIRSLADKYAGAKNFLFLGRGINYPVALEGALKLKEISYIHAEGFSSAEIKHGPIALINEETPSVFIVPDDHLRDKVVSNMKEVKARNGKVIALAVEGDAEVAAIADDTIFVPRIHELFTPYVMVVPLQMLAYYMALKLGRNVDQPRNLAKSVTVE; this comes from the coding sequence ATGTGTGGAATAGTAGGTTATACAGGACACCGGGTCTCCTCGGATGTTCTGCTCCAGGGGCTGCGCCGTCTGGAATACAGGGGATACGACTCTGCTGGAATCGCCATTGGAAATAATGGTACTTTATCGGTCATAAAGCGGCCTGGCAAAATAAAAGACCTTTCCGAGGCAGTGCCGGATACCATGGAAGGAAATTACGGTATCGGACACACCCGTTGGGCCACCCACGGGGTCGTCAATGAGATAAATGCCCATCCTCACACCGATGCGTCGGGAAAGATTGCCATATGCCATAACGGAATAATCGAGAACTATATGGCTCTCAAGGAGATGCTGATAACCGAAGGCTACAGTTTTGTATCCGAGACTGACTCCGAGGTCATTGCCCATCTGATTGCCTATAACTACCAGGGCAATCTTGCCACGGCGGTGCAGACCTCCCTGCCTCTTTTAAAAGGGACCTACGGTATTGTCTGTATCCACGCTGATGAACCCGGCCGGATCATCGGTGCCAGAAACGGTTCTCCCCTGGTCCTCGGTGTTGGAGAAGACGAGATGTTTCTGGCATCAGACACGACGGCGGTGCTTGCCTATACCAAGCAGGCGGTCTATCTGGAAGACGGCGAGATGGTGCTGATCGATCCCGAGAGCTTTAAGATCGTTGACTCCGCCAACCGGCAGATTCAGAAAAGGATAGACACTATCTCCTGGGAACTGGATCAGATAGAAAAAGACGGTTTCCAGTACTACATGGAAAAAGAGATCCGGGAACAGCCGGAATCGATCCTGCGTGCCTTTCAGGGGCGTCTGAACCGGGAAGCCGGGACAGCCCATCTGGGCGGTTTGAACATGGGTCCCCAGGAACTGATAAATCTGGAACGGGCAACCATCCTCGCTGCCGGGACTTCCTACTATGCCGGCCTCGTCGGAGCCTATCTGCTGGAAAGTGTGGCCCGCTTACCGGCGACAACGGAACTATCTTCAGAGATTCGGTACCGGAATCCGGTAGTGGAGAAGAATGCTCTCCATTTTGCTGTCTCCCAGTCAGGAGAGACCATAGACACCCTTTTTGCTCTGCGGGAGCTGCAGCGCAAAGGTGCCAAGGTATTGGGAATCTGTAATGTGGTCGGATCGACCATTGCCCGGGAATCGAACGGCGGCACATACATCCACTCGGGCCCGGAGATTGCCGTAGCTTCTACCAAGGCTTTTACCAGCCAGATAACGGTGTTCTATCTTTTTACGCTGCTCATGGCCCGCATGCGGCATATGTCCTGGGACCAGGGGCTTGAGTTTATTAACGCATTGGAGTCGGTGCCGGACAAGGTGGCCAGGGTCCTTGAAGGGGCGGATCATATTCGCTCTCTGGCGGACAAATATGCGGGGGCAAAGAATTTTCTCTTTTTGGGACGGGGAATTAACTATCCCGTTGCTCTGGAAGGGGCCCTGAAGCTGAAGGAGATCTCCTATATTCATGCTGAAGGCTTCAGCTCTGCGGAGATCAAGCACGGACCTATTGCTCTGATCAATGAAGAGACCCCTTCCGTATTTATTGTGCCCGATGATCACCTGCGTGACAAGGTAGTATCGAACATGAAAGAGGTAAAGGCCCGTAACGGAAAGGTGATTGCTCTGGCTGTAGAAGGAGACGCCGAGGTTGCGGCAATTGCCGACGATACCATCTTTGTTCCCAGAATTCACGAACTTTTTACCCCGTACGTAATGGTTGTTCCTTTGCAGATGCTGGCTTACTACATGGCCCTGAAACTGGGGAGAAACGTTGATCAGCCGCGGAACCTGGCCAAAAGTGTTACGGTGGAATAG
- a CDS encoding GxxExxY protein, whose product MPLESVYEKILSYELKDAGLKIEIQKPISMKSKNLFLDEAFRADIIVEDKLILELKSVSEISPVYYKQLLTYLRLSNRKLGLLINFNTELLKNGIKRVINGTVE is encoded by the coding sequence GTGCCTTTGGAAAGCGTTTACGAAAAAATTCTTTCTTATGAACTTAAAGATGCCGGATTGAAGATTGAGATACAGAAACCTATCTCCATGAAATCTAAGAATCTCTTTTTAGATGAAGCCTTTCGGGCAGATATCATTGTAGAAGATAAGCTCATCCTGGAGTTAAAATCCGTTAGCGAGATAAGCCCAGTTTATTATAAGCAGTTATTAACCTATCTTCGATTAAGCAACAGAAAACTGGGCCTGCTGATCAATTTCAATACGGAACTGTTAAAAAACGGTATTAAAAGGGTCATAAATGGCACTGTTGAATAG